In one window of Nakamurella sp. PAMC28650 DNA:
- a CDS encoding zinc-binding dehydrogenase produces the protein MTSPGEFLRSILDGPQINMMGIPVQALVLKKWWDLAVEVVPDPVMGSGDVLIDVLATGICGSDIHGFTGENGRRVPGQVMGHETVGRIAGVGADTGAFGLSIGDLVTVNPVIGCGVCDNCRSGQDQNCPDKVVIGVAASYSSAFAQQMAVPAANVVVLPASMPVAYGALVEPLAVGYHALRRGGCSESDRVLVVGGGPIGQACVLAAQRLGAAAVVVSEPDEHRRDLIGLLGAATVDPGGADASELPSRVAAALGGRPTIVVDAVGLGGTMETAFACAPLGAVIVLVGMGSVRLDLASYEISVKERSVVGSFCYDPEEFRQTAAWVGTSPPVLAHLIDQHVSMDSAATSFTALARGESRASKILVYPNVDTGPVPGVLR, from the coding sequence GTGACATCACCGGGTGAATTTCTCCGGAGCATTCTCGACGGCCCGCAAATCAACATGATGGGAATTCCTGTGCAGGCGTTGGTACTGAAGAAATGGTGGGATCTCGCGGTCGAGGTCGTCCCCGACCCGGTGATGGGCTCCGGGGACGTGCTCATCGACGTCCTTGCGACCGGCATCTGTGGATCCGACATCCACGGATTCACGGGTGAGAACGGACGACGGGTGCCCGGCCAGGTGATGGGCCACGAGACGGTCGGCCGGATCGCGGGGGTCGGGGCCGACACCGGCGCGTTCGGACTATCGATCGGTGACCTGGTGACCGTCAACCCGGTGATCGGCTGCGGGGTCTGCGACAACTGCCGGTCCGGGCAGGATCAGAACTGCCCGGACAAGGTGGTGATCGGTGTCGCGGCGTCCTACAGTTCGGCCTTCGCCCAGCAGATGGCCGTTCCGGCCGCGAACGTGGTCGTGCTGCCGGCCTCGATGCCGGTCGCCTACGGCGCGCTCGTCGAACCTCTGGCGGTCGGCTACCACGCTCTGCGCCGCGGTGGCTGTTCGGAGTCGGATCGGGTGTTGGTCGTCGGGGGTGGGCCCATCGGGCAGGCCTGCGTACTGGCCGCTCAACGGCTGGGCGCTGCGGCGGTAGTGGTCTCCGAGCCCGACGAGCACCGTCGCGATCTGATCGGACTCCTGGGAGCGGCCACCGTCGATCCGGGCGGGGCCGACGCGTCAGAACTGCCTTCTCGGGTGGCTGCGGCCCTCGGAGGCCGGCCGACCATCGTCGTGGACGCCGTCGGTCTCGGCGGCACCATGGAGACCGCCTTCGCCTGCGCGCCTCTCGGTGCGGTGATCGTGTTGGTGGGCATGGGATCGGTCCGGCTCGACCTGGCGTCCTACGAGATCTCGGTCAAGGAAAGATCAGTGGTCGGGAGCTTCTGCTACGACCCCGAAGAATTCCGGCAGACCGCCGCCTGGGTGGGCACCTCGCCGCCGGTGTTGGCCCATCTCATCGATCAGCACGTGTCGATGGACTCTGCCGCAACAAGTTTCACGGCACTCGCCAGAGGCGAGAGCCGGGCGAGCAAGATCCTGGTCTACCCCAACGTGGACACCGGCCCCGTGCCGGGAGTGCTCCGGTGA
- a CDS encoding ABC transporter permease, protein MATNTPLRPTRSTALQDFDIDRKKSGGRRVLETVNTPTGTIGIALVIVVVIGLVWEGKGFTSSDNLANVGTFLAIPLIIATFSSISLLAGVVDLSVGSMVGFAAALFVQFVNKGYSPWTAAAITLLCAVIAGSVNGVAIVGFGAEPVAATLGMLTALRGLCQVIVGPTGLSTALVLGLLEFTSKAYGPLPLLFLLGLVLVAAASILVGYTRVGRHIRASGGDARAAGRAGIGASRIRFFALILSAFGAGLGGILYAGQLGGASNVLGTGLEFQVYAALMIGGYSIMRGGIGAPIGGLFGLLVVAGVQNIFDVKAINPYYLNVVIGILLLLTVYGDRLRGGDRYE, encoded by the coding sequence ATGGCGACGAATACTCCACTGCGGCCCACCAGGTCGACGGCACTGCAGGACTTCGACATCGACCGAAAGAAGTCCGGCGGCCGCCGTGTGCTGGAGACGGTGAACACGCCGACGGGAACGATCGGTATCGCTCTCGTCATCGTCGTGGTGATCGGATTGGTTTGGGAGGGTAAAGGTTTCACCTCCAGCGACAACCTGGCCAACGTCGGTACCTTCCTTGCCATTCCGCTGATCATCGCGACCTTCTCCTCCATCTCGCTCCTGGCCGGCGTGGTCGACCTCTCCGTGGGATCGATGGTCGGCTTTGCGGCCGCGTTGTTCGTCCAGTTCGTGAACAAGGGATATTCGCCCTGGACCGCCGCGGCGATCACGTTGCTGTGCGCGGTGATCGCGGGGAGTGTCAACGGGGTGGCGATCGTCGGATTCGGTGCTGAACCGGTCGCAGCCACCCTGGGCATGCTGACCGCATTACGTGGGTTGTGTCAGGTCATCGTCGGTCCGACGGGCCTGTCCACGGCTCTGGTACTGGGATTGCTCGAGTTCACCTCCAAGGCCTACGGGCCGCTGCCTCTGCTGTTCCTCCTCGGCCTCGTCCTGGTCGCGGCCGCGTCGATCCTGGTCGGTTACACCAGGGTGGGACGCCACATCAGAGCCTCCGGCGGGGATGCCAGAGCTGCGGGCCGTGCCGGCATCGGTGCGTCCCGGATCCGCTTCTTCGCGCTGATCCTCAGCGCCTTCGGGGCCGGACTGGGTGGCATCCTCTACGCCGGGCAGCTCGGGGGTGCTTCCAACGTGCTGGGGACCGGCCTGGAATTCCAGGTCTACGCCGCGCTGATGATCGGTGGCTACTCCATCATGCGAGGTGGTATCGGGGCACCGATCGGAGGTCTGTTCGGCCTCCTCGTGGTGGCCGGGGTGCAGAACATCTTCGACGTCAAAGCCATCAATCCCTACTACCTCAACGTCGTCATCGGCATCCTGCTCCTGCTCACCGTCTACGGTGACCGGCTCCGGGGCGGAGATCGCTACGAGTGA
- a CDS encoding ABC transporter permease produces the protein MLDDGVSSGWAVTIGVLAGAAWGLINGLIIVAAKINPIIVTLGSNFVGVGVLYVLQKQAAVPTASGLRRWGQDYLFGLPNIWWPMLILIVVVGVLLPRTRIGRRTIAVGGNPVAAKARGICLRRTRLAVFTFSGACGGIAAVLFAASTPQFVPTDSSTFLLPVIAAVIVAGISLSGGRGSLLTLLLSVGLLSTVPTALVFFGLSSNWQIVFQGLILIVAVSIDGRSQKKAK, from the coding sequence CTGCTCGACGACGGAGTGTCGAGCGGGTGGGCGGTGACGATCGGCGTCCTGGCGGGCGCCGCCTGGGGACTGATCAACGGATTGATCATCGTGGCGGCCAAGATCAATCCCATCATCGTCACGCTGGGATCCAACTTCGTCGGCGTCGGTGTGCTGTACGTGCTGCAGAAACAGGCCGCGGTCCCCACGGCTTCCGGACTGCGCAGGTGGGGCCAGGACTATCTGTTCGGTCTGCCCAACATCTGGTGGCCGATGCTGATCCTGATCGTGGTGGTCGGAGTCTTGTTGCCCCGAACGAGGATCGGTCGCCGAACGATTGCCGTCGGCGGGAATCCCGTCGCCGCCAAGGCCAGGGGAATCTGCCTGAGGCGGACCCGGTTGGCGGTGTTCACCTTCTCCGGGGCCTGCGGCGGCATCGCCGCGGTGCTGTTCGCCGCTTCGACGCCCCAGTTCGTTCCGACGGACAGTTCGACCTTCCTGCTCCCGGTGATCGCGGCCGTCATCGTGGCCGGGATCTCGCTCTCGGGCGGTCGGGGATCCCTCCTGACCCTCCTGCTCAGCGTCGGCCTGCTCTCGACCGTTCCGACGGCCCTGGTGTTCTTCGGTCTCAGCTCGAACTGGCAGATCGTGTTCCAGGGCCTGATCCTGATCGTCGCGGTCTCCATCGACGGTCGGTCACAGAAGAAGGCAAAGTGA